Proteins co-encoded in one Gammaproteobacteria bacterium genomic window:
- a CDS encoding histidine phosphatase family protein translates to MPIGDYSPSLRSPWLAAGELEKLSKQAQHECFAKSMLAKQADTFQWRPPNGESIEDLCLRVDRVFATFARECAEQNVIAVCHGEFMWACRVRLERMLPQRFLELDQSDRAEDHIHNGQILHYSRVNPSTGIESHRYEWMRSICPWDTSLSYNDWQSIERPTLNNETLLNLVNEWPQLIND, encoded by the coding sequence TTGCCTATCGGCGACTACTCGCCCTCGCTACGCTCTCCTTGGCTCGCAGCGGGAGAACTAGAGAAACTCTCTAAACAAGCGCAACATGAGTGCTTCGCAAAATCTATGCTGGCAAAGCAAGCCGATACTTTTCAGTGGCGACCACCTAATGGTGAATCTATTGAAGACCTATGCCTTAGAGTTGACCGCGTATTCGCGACCTTCGCACGCGAATGTGCTGAACAAAATGTTATCGCAGTCTGTCATGGAGAGTTCATGTGGGCATGCAGAGTACGGCTTGAACGTATGCTACCGCAACGGTTTCTCGAACTAGACCAGTCAGACCGAGCAGAAGACCATATTCATAATGGTCAGATTCTACACTACAGTAGAGTCAACCCATCAACGGGCATAGAGTCTCATCGTTACGAATGGATGCGCAGCATCTGCCCCTGGGACACATCGCTTTCCTATAACGACTGGCAGTCAATAGAACGCCCGACACTCAACAACGAGACACTTTTAAACCTCGTCAACGAGTGGCCGCAGCTCATCAATGACTAG